Proteins encoded in a region of the Vicia villosa cultivar HV-30 ecotype Madison, WI linkage group LG5, Vvil1.0, whole genome shotgun sequence genome:
- the LOC131602879 gene encoding lipase-like PAD4, whose amino-acid sequence MAANEPSPFESSEMLATFLISTPLLPESWRLCSQANASAANVCSFVVERVGTIVYVAFSGVQMAGGSDPSWRTLAPLDRIGGVPLFSSRRNKEAEEPVMVHAGMLNIFSSLFKSIQKQVLGILANTDTKSIVITGHSIGGATASLCTLWLLSYLQSISSSLPVMCITFGSPLLGNKSFSQAISKWGGNFCHVVSKHDIMPRLLFAPIAPLTPQLNFLLQFWHLSMTSPEFGKLAVQVSDQEKSELFTAVLGHLETATQNEEASESILFYPFGNYFFVSDEGALCVDSPVTIIKMMHLLLSTSSPSCSIEDHLNYGEYVNGLSSQMLNQNNSMLMNIPNSSYEAGLELAIQSSGIANQESAAIAAKECLRLARRMGPSPVLNAARLALSLAKVVPYRAEIEWYKAWCDKQDDEMGYYDTFKTRDSSKREMKINMNRHKLARFWDNVIDMLERNELPHDFDERAKWVNASQFYKLLVEPLDIAEYYRKREHREEGHYIEHGRERRYEIFDKWWKNRNVTSGEENKERSKFASSTQDSCFWAKVEEARDWLNGMRSERDNNKLAILWEKIENFEKYAIGLIENKEVSSDVLAKNSSYSLWVGELKELKQLNANVQRFPQQFARFMDGEVVP is encoded by the exons ATGGCTGCAAACGAACCTTCACC GTTTGAGAGCAGCGAGATGCTAGCTACGTTCTTGATTTCCACGCCTCTCTTGCCGGAGTCATGGAGGCTATGTAGTCAGGCTAACGCCTCCGCCGCTAACGTCTGCAGTTTTGTGGTGGAGCGCGttggcaccatcgtgtatgtagCTTTCTCTGGTGTTCAAATGGCCGGCGGTTCGGATCCGAGTTGGAGAACGTTGGCGCCGTTGGACAGGATCGGTGGTGTGCCGTTGTTTTCGTCTCGTCGGAATAAGGAAGCGGAGGAGCCGGTGATGGTTCACGCCGGGATGCTCAATATCTTTTCCTCACTTTTCAAATCAATCCAAAAACAG GTGTTAGGAATACTGGCAAACACAGACACAAAATCAATTGTCATCACTGGTCATTCCATTGGAGGAGCTACAGCATCTCTATGCACTCTTTGGCTTCTTTCGTACCTCCAATCCATCTCTTCATCATTACCAGTAATGTGCATCACTTTCGGTTCGCCATTACTTGGTAACAAATCATTTTCTCAAGCCATTTCCAAATGGGGTGGAAATTTCTGTCATGTAGTATCCAAACATGACATAATGCCAAGATTGCTATTTGCACCAATTGCACCTCTCACTCCTCAGCTAAATTTCCTGCTTCAGTTTTGGCACCTTTCCATGACTTCACCAGAATTTGGAAAACTTGCAGTTCAAGTTTCTGACCAAGAGAAATCTGAGTTGTTCACTGCTGTATTGGGTCATTTAGAAACTGCAACACAAAATGAAGAAGCTTCTGAGTCAATTTTGTTCTATCCTTTTGGAAACTACTTTTTTGTATcagatgaaggagctttgtgtgTCGATAGTCCTGTTACAATTATAAAGATGATGCATTTGTTGCTTTCAACTAGTTCTCCATCTTGTAGCATTGAGGATCATCTTAATTATGGAGAATATGTTAATGGATTGTCTTCGCAAATGTTGAATCAGAATAACTCTATGCTGATGAACATTCCTAACTCAAGCTATGAGGCAGGGCTGGAATTGGCCATCCAATCTTCTGGTATAGCAAACCAG GAATCTGCTGCCATCGCTGCCAAAGAATGTCTAAGATTAGCAAGGAGAATGGGTCCATCACCGGTTCTGAATGCTGCAAGGCTAGCACTATCCTTAGCCAAGGTTGTACCTTACAGAGCCGAAATAGAATGGTACAAAGCATGGTGTGATAAACAAGATGATGAAATGGGTTATTATGACACATTCAAAACCAGAGATTCTTCCAAAAGAGAGATGAAAATCAACATGAACCGTCACAAACTCGCTAGATTTTGGGACAATGTGATTGACATGTTGGAAAGAAATGAACTTCCTCATGACTTTGACGAAAGAGCCAAATGGGTCAATGCTTCCCAATTCTATAAACTATTGGTTGAACCACTTGATATAGCTGAATATTATAGGAAAAGAGAGCATAGAGAAGAGGGCCATTACATAGAACATGGTAGAGAGAGAAGGTATGAGATTTTTGATAAGTGGTGGAAGAATAGAAACGTTACTAGTGGTGAAGAAAATAAAGAGAGAAGCAAATTTGCAAGTTCGACACAGGATTCGTGTTTTTGGGCTAAAGTTGAAGAAGCAAGGGATTGGTTGAATGGTATGAGAAGTGAAAGAGATAATAACAAGTTGGCTATTTTGTgggaaaaaattgaaaattttgagaaatATGCCATTGGACTTATTGAAAATAAGGAAGTGTCTAGTGATGTTTTGGCTAAAAATTCAAGTTATAGTTTATGGGTTGGAGAATTGAAAGAACTGAAACAACTGAATGCAAATGTGCAGAGGTTTCCTCAACAGTTTGCACGTTTTATGGATGGAGAAGTGGTTCCTTAG
- the LOC131607624 gene encoding ultraviolet-B receptor UVR8-like — translation MEDEVMMISEVNNSPSHVLLISAGASHTVALLSGNVVCSWGRGEDGQLGHGDTDDRLLPTKLSAFDGQDIVSVTCGADYTVARSDSGKNVYSWGWGDFGRLGHGDHSDLFIPHPIRALQGLKIKQIACGDCHCLAVTMESKVLSWGRNQNGELGLGTTEDSLVPQTILAFEGIRIKMVAAGAEHSVAITEDGDLYGWGWGRYGNLGLGDTNNRLIPEKVNIDGVKIGMVSCGWRHTISVSSSGELYSHGWSKYGQLGHGDFEDHLVPRKVQALSDKFISQVSGGWRHSMALTSSGQLFGWGWNKFGQIGIGNNFDCCSPMLVNFPRAQKVVQISCGWRHTVAVTNLANVYSWGRGTNGQLGHGDTIDRNVPIIIDAFSTDGCSGKHIESSKYPSSGKAFATLSERYAVVPNERALGSQGTISDKGEKFDASVPENDVSFDGSPTMM, via the exons ATGGAGGATGAAGTGATGATGATCAGTGAAGTCAACAATTCACCTTCTCATGTTCTTCTCATTTCTGCTGGTGCCAGTCACACTGTGGCGCTTCTCT CTGGAAATGTTGTTTGCTCTTGGGGGCGAGGGGAGGACGGACAGTTAGGCCACGGTGATACGGATGACCGGCTCTTACCCACAAAACTGAGTGCGTTCGATGGTCAAGACATTGTATCTGTTACTTGTGGAGCTGATTATACAGTAGCGCGTTCCGATTCTGGCAAGAATGTATATAGTTGGGGATG GGGTGATTTTGGAAGATTAGGTCATGGTGATCATAGTGACTTGTTCATTCCTCATCCCATTAGAGCTTTACAGGGTCTAAAGATAAAGCAAATTGCATGTGGGGACTGTCATTGTTTGGCAGTTACTATGGAAAGCAAGGTGTTGAG TTGGGGGCGTAACCAAAACGGTGAACTTGGACTTGGTACTACAGAGGACTCTCTTGTGCCACAAACAATTCTAGCATTTGAG GGAATACGTATCAAAATGGTTGCTGCTGGTGCTGAACATAGTGTGGCAATTACTGAAGACGGAGATTTGTATGGATGGGGCTGGGGTCGATATGGAAACTTAGGACTAGGAGACACAAACAATCGCTTGATCCCTGAGAAAGTCAACATTGAT GGTGTCAAGATAGGCATGGTTTCTTGTGGCTGGAGGCATACAATATCAGTGTCATCTTCCGGTGAATTATACTCGCATGGATGGAGTAAATACGGTCAGCTTGGACATGGAGATTTCGAAGACCATCTTGTGCCTCGTAAGGTTCAAGCATTGAGTGATAAGTTCATTTCTCAG GTATCAGGTGGATGGAGGCATAGTATGGCACTCACATCTAGCGGACAACTTTTTGGCTGGGGTTGGAATAAG TTTGGACAGATTGGAATCGGTAACAATTTTGATTGCTGCTCTCCCATGCTAGTGAACTTTCCTCGTGCTCAG AAAGTAGTTCAGATCTCATGTGGATGGAGACACACCGTTGCTGTCACTAATCTCGCAAATGTATATTCTTGGGGAAGAGGTACAAATGGACAACTTGGGCACGGTGACACCATAGACCG GAATGTTCCAATTATTATTGATGCCTTCAGCACTGATGGATGTAGCGGAAAGCACATAGAATCGTCAAAGTATCCATCATCAG GGAAAGCATTTGCCACTTTATCAGAGAGATATGCAGTTGTTCCAAATGAAAGG GCCTTAGGATCACAAGGCACTATTTCTGATAAGGGAGAAAAGTTTGATGCCAGTGTCCCTGAAAATGATGTCTCATTTGATGGTAGCCCAACAATGATGTAG
- the LOC131602882 gene encoding auxilin-related protein 2-like, with amino-acid sequence MNDFDGLLAPDFGLKPQGKSAPMAPSSKGSSNNPNSTSLNFDFGSRSARASDSRFGSSTARHTRDAGSFDDLFSSTGSKPRGADAPFDLDSMFTGSGGDFASKSGNSSPPPVYDKPVYDDDVFDGVPGLKSTGKVTFDNVFASPKSESDGAFDDLLGGFGKESKGSGRKGSEKDDKGGSDFDDLLPGFGRSRPPSSDRHAPDIGLSSEPTASVSKTTSTATEDPFKVFESTSPPMHSSTGNYTDPLEEIGKFSSSRSTKNSSSSTSNGRVYEDIDPFDGLGRSVPAFSSEKNSSKTNSSQGLNTNTSWTRDKEPTDKLSETSPDRHSPKDTPVESDPDFLQPPFYMPTFSSDSNKPAGQRSTSPPNNMSPKYEENLESYEDVWLTVSEIPLFTQPTAAPPPSRPPPPRPVHIRKSGTGSPASTNTRKKADEFSSFPGSTRSSHGPKSAPAAAAVSPTSQFDELDDFAMGSSHSNDVESGNGLPDDEWERNTAAAAMKEAMDKAEAKFRHAKEVREREYTKAAKSKETVQSEKDDRAVLEEREKQERLERERQQKEREEKEQRRLMKEREERDKARQAVERATREARERAATEARQRAERAAVGKANAEARERAERAAVQRAHAEARERAAAEAKLRAEKAAAEAKEREARERATAARAEAEARVKAERAAERAAAEARERAAASARMNQQKNENDLESFFGMGARPNSAPRPPRTNSTESVFETQFQSDATRKSTSVSSNMKKASSSTNIVDDLTSIFGAAPSSGEFQEVEGETEERRRARLERHQRSQERVAKALAEKNQRDLQSQREQAERSRIGETLDFEIKRWSAGKDGNLRALLSTLQYVLWPECGWQPVGLTDLITAAAVKKAYRKATLCIHPDKVQQKGATLQQKYIAEKVFDLLKEAWNKFNSEELF; translated from the exons ATGAACGATTTCGATGGCCTTTTGGCTCCCGATTTCGGTCTCAAACCGCAAGGTAAATCCGCTCCAATGGCTCCTTCATCTAAAGGATCTTCCAACAATCCCAATTCAACTTCTCTCAACTTCGATTTCGGATCGCGATCCGCTCGTGCATCCGATTCCAGATTCGGATCCTCAACCGCCCGTCACACGCGCGACGCCGGCAGTTTCGACGATCTGTTCTCCTCTACCGGATCCAAGCCTCGCGGAGCCGATGCACCGTTCGATTTGGACTCCATGTTTACGGGATCCGGCGGTGATTTCGCATCTAAGTCGGGGAATTCTTCTCCGCCGCCGGTTTATGATAAGCCGGTGTACGATGATGATGTTTTTGACGGTGTGCCTGGGTTGAAGAGCACGGGGAAGGTTACTTTTGATAATGTTTTTGCGTCACCGAAATCGGAAAGTGATGGTGCATTTGATGACCTTCTCGGTGGATTTGGTAAGGAATCGAAGGGTTCCGGTAGGAAGGGTTCAGAGAAAGATGATAAAGGtggttctgattttgatgatttACTACCTGGATTTGGAAGAAGTAGACCACCGTCTAGTGACAG GCATGCACCTGATATTGGTTTGTCATCGGAACCAACTGCAAGCGTATCTAAAACGACATCCACTGCAACAGAAGACCCTTTCAAAGTATTTGAATCAACTTCACCTCCAATGCATTCATCCACTGGCAACTATACCGACCCTTTGGAAGAAATTGGTAAATTTAGTAGTTCTAGAAGCACAAAAAATAGTAGTTCATCAACTTCAAATGGAAGAGTATATGAAGATATTGACCCTTTTGATGGGCTCGGAAGATCTGTTCCAGCATTCTCATCTGAGAAAAATAGCAGTAAGACTAACAGTTCTCAAGGGTTGAACACAAACACAAGTTGGACTAGAGATAAAGAGCCTACTGATAAGTTGTCTGAGACGAGTCCGGATAGGCACTCACCAAAAGACACTCCCGTTGAAAGTGATCCGGATTTTCTGCAGCCCCCATTTTACATGCCTACATTTTCATCTGATTCTAATAAACCAGCTGGCCAAAGGTCTACTTCCCCTCCAAATAACATGTCTCCAAAGTATGAAGAAAacttggaatcttatgaggatgTGTGGCTAACAGTGTCAGAGATTCCTCTTTTTACGCAACCAACGGCGGCTCCGCCACCTTCAAGACCTCCTCCTCCACGACCAGTGCATATTCGCAAGTCAGGAACAGGGTCCCCGGCTTCTACTAATACTAGAAAGAAGGCTGATGAATTTTCTTCTTTCCCGGGTTCCACCCGATCCTCCCATGGTCCTAAGTCTGCTCCAGCTGCTGCAGCAGTATCACCAACATCTCAGTTTGATGAACTTGATGATTTTGCCATGGGCAGTAGTCATAGTAATGATGTTGAGAGTGGAAATGGTCTTCCTGACGATGAGTGGGAGAGGAACACGGCTGCTGCAGCCATGAAGGAAGCAATGGATAAGGCTGAGGCTAAATTTAGGCACGCGAAGGAAGTTAGGGAGAGAGAGTATACAAAGGCTGCTAAAAGCAAAGAAACTGTGCAATCGGAAAAAGATGACAGAGCTGTACTAGAGGAGAGAGAAAAACAAGAAAGGTTAGAACGTGAGCGGCAGCAAAAGGAGAGAGAGGAAAAGGAGCAAAGAAGATTAATGAAGGAAAGGGAGGAGAGAGATAAGGCTAGACAGGCCGTAGAAAGAGCTACAAGAGAAGCTCGTGAAAGAGCGGCCACTGAAGCACGCCAGAGAGCTGAGAGGGCTGCTGTTGGGAAAGCTAATGCTGAAGCTCGAGAGCGTGCTGAAAGAGCTGCTGTGCAAAGGGCACATGCTGAAGCCCGTGAAAGGGCTGCTGCAGAAGCCAAGTTAAGAGCTGAAAAGGCTGCTGCAGAGGCAAAGGAGAGAGAAGCACGGGAAAGAGCTACAGCTGCAAGGGCTGAAGCTGAAGCACGAGTTAAAGCTGAACGTGCTGCAGAAAGGGCTGCTGCCGAGGCCAGAGAGAGGGCTGCAGCTTCTGCAAGGATGAACCAACAGAAGAATGAAAATGATCTTGAATCCTTCTTTGGTATGGGTGCAAGACCCAACAGTGCTCCAAGGCCTCCTAGGACTAATTCTACA GAGTCGGTATTTGAAACCCAATTTCAGTCCGATGCAACAAGGAAATCTACAAGTGTATCTTCAAATATGAAGAAAGCATCATCGTCGACTAATATTGTTGATGATCTAACATCAATTTTTGGAG CTGCTCCGTCATCTGGAGAGTTTCAAGAAGTTGAAGGGGAAACTGAAGAAAGACGAAGAGCTAGGTTGGAACGCCACCAGAGGTCTCAGGAGCGTGTG GCAAAAGCATTGGCTGAGAAGAATCAGCGGGACTTGCAAAGTCAAAGAGAGCAAGCTGAGAGAAGT AGGATTGGTGAAACCCTGGATTTTGAAATTAAGCGGTGGTCTGCAGGAAAAGATGGGAACTTACGAGCTTTGCTCTCCACCTTACAATAT GTGCTGTGGCCTGAATGTGGTTGGCAGCCGGTTGGTTTAACTGATTTGATTACAGCCGCTGCTGTTAAAAAAGCTTATAGGAAAGCTACTTTGTGCATTCATCCTGATAAAGTGCAGCAGAAAGGTGCCACTCTTCAGCAGAAATATATTGCGGAGAAGGTGTTTGACCTACTCAAG GAAGCGTGGAACAAATTCAATTCTGAGGAGCTCTTCTAA
- the LOC131607625 gene encoding amino acid permease 4-like translates to MPGNTTKTSLSHPQSFDIERSIDDVVSQPDIASKCYDDDGRLKRTGSVWTASSHIITAVIGSGVLSLAWAVAQLGWIAGPAVMILFALVTVYTSSFLADCYRAGDLNSGKRNYTYMDAVRSILGGVNVTFCGIFQYLNLFGIVIGYTIAASISMTAIKRSNCFHQSDDKNPCHMSSNKFMIIFGVMEIFLSQIPDFDQIWWLSSVAAVMSFTYSIIGLALGIVKVAENGTIMGSLTGISIGVVSETEKIWKTSQALGDIAFAYSYAVVLIEIQDTLKSPPSEAKSMKKATKISIAVTTTFYMLCGCMGYAAFGDASPGNLLTGFGFYNPFWLVDIANAAIVVHLVGAYQVFSQPIFAFVEKSATQRWSNINKEIRIAIPGLPPYNLNLFRLVWRTMFVVLTTVISMLLPFFNDMVGVIGALGFWPLTVYFPVEMYISQKKIPKWSNRWICLQIFSVACLVISIVAAVGSIAGVLNDLKKYKPFQSNY, encoded by the exons ATGCCTGGAAACACAACAAAAACTAGCCTTAGCCACCCTCAATCTTTCGACATCGAACGTTCTATAGATGATGTAGTTTCTCAACCAGATATTGCCTCTAAATGCTACGATGATGATGGTCGTCTCAAACGAACTG GAAGTGTTTGGACTGCAAGTTCACATATAATAACAGCTGTGATAGGTTCCGGAGTGTTGTCTTTAGCTTGGGCTGTAGCTCAGCTAGGTTGGATTGCTGGTCCTGCTGTTATGATACTATTCGCTTTGGTTACTGTCTATACTTCTTCGTTTCTCGCTGATTGTTATCGCGCTGGCGACCTCAACTCCGGCAAGAGAAACTATACTTACATGGATGCGGTTCGGTCCATTCTTGGTGGAGTAAATGTTACGTTTTGTGGGATATTTCAGTACCTGAATCTATTTGGAATTGTAATAGGATACACCATTGCTGCTTCTATTAGCATGAC CGCAATCAAAAGGTCGAACTGTTTCCATCAATCCGATGATAAAAACCCATGTCACATGTCAAGCAACAAGTTCATGATAATTTTCGGCGTAATGGAAATTTTCCTATCTCAGATTCCAGATTTTGATCAAATATGGTGGCTCTCATCAGTTGCTGCAGTCATGTCTTTTACATATTCCATAATTGGTCTTGCTCTTGGAATTGTCAAAGTTGCTG AAAATGGTACTATCATGGGTAGCCTCACAGGAATCAGCATTGGAGTTGTTTCAGAAACTGAAAAGATATGGAAGACTTCTCAAGCTCTTGGTGACATAGCTTTTGCATATTCATATGCTGTGGTTCTCATCGAAATTCAG GACACATTGAAATCTCCACCATCCGAGGCAAAATCAATGAAGAAAGCAACAAAGATAAGTATTGCAGTGACCACAACATTTTACATGCTTTGTGGCTGCATGGGATATGCTGCGTTTGGAGATGCATCACCGGGGAATCTTCTAACTGGTTTTGGTTTCTACAATCCCTTTTGGCTAGTAGACATAGCAAATGCAGCTATAGTAGTTCATCTAGTTGGAGCATACCAAGTTTTTTCCCAACCAATCTTTGCTTTTGTGGAGAAATCCGCAACACAAAGATGGTCCAACATTAACAAAGAAATCAGAATTGCAATTCCTGGTCTTCCACCTTACAACTTGAACTTATTTAGATTGGTTTGGAGGACTATGTTTGTTGTCTTAACTACGGTTATATCAATGTTGCTTCCATTTTTCAATGACATGGTTGGAGTTATAGGTGCATTGGGATTTTGGCCTCTAACTGTTTATTTTCCTGTGGAGATGTAtatctcacagaagaaaataccAAAATGGAGTAACAGATGGATTTGCTTACAAATTTTTAGTGTGGCTTGCCTAGTAATATCAATTGTTGCTGCTGTTGGATCAATCGCTGGTGTCTTGAATGATCTAAAAAAGTACAAACCATTTCAATCGAACTATTAA